From the Crassostrea angulata isolate pt1a10 unplaced genomic scaffold, ASM2561291v2 HiC_scaffold_118, whole genome shotgun sequence genome, one window contains:
- the LOC128169324 gene encoding uncharacterized protein LOC128169324 — protein MKETTRTWSPSKWSTGISITPAPQVPRKVEDIVNEYEVPELFTTKEMTGTRSPSKWSAGMSTTLAPQVPRKVEDVLDKSEVSGVLAWGTVTTIALILIIVKRLLRTGCKCTCERRRYRNPGDVEDPTTQTRTVPPTEHHSTSLETIAVHLHTPPSQATTPETSPLASTPDTIVKALQVLSSAEFETLVDTPRSTAPLINSPADDHVSSNTRSKTRAKRKL, from the exons ATGAAGGAGACGACAAGGACCTGGTCCCCTTCAAAATGGAGTACAG GTATTTCCATCACTCCGGCACCCCAGGTCCCCAGAAAAGTAGAGGACATCGTGAATGAATACGAAGTTCCTG AGCTGTTCACCACCAAGGAGATGACAGGGACCCGGTCCCCTTCAAAATGGAGTGCAG GTATGTCCACCACCCTGGCACCCCAGGTTCCAAGAAAAGTGGAGGACGTCTTGGATAAATCCGAAGTTTCTg GAGTATTAGCATGGGGAACAGTGACCACTATTGCCCTTATTCTCATTATTGTTAAGAGATTGCTGAGAACAGGTTGTAAGTGCACCTGCGAAAGGAGAAGATATAGAAATCCAGGTGATGTTGAGGACCCTACAACACAGACTCGGACCGTACCTCCCACCGAACACCATTCTACGAGTCTGGAGACAATAGCAGTACATCTGCACACACCCCCCTCCCAGGCTACAACCCCTGAAACGAGCCCATTGGCATCTACTCCAGATACCATCGTGAAAGCACTACAGGTGCTATCTTCAGCAGAATTTGAAACTTTGGTGGACACTCCACGTTCAACAGCACCACTCATAAATTCCCCTGCAGATGATCATGTATCATCCAACACCAGATCAAAGACCAGGGccaaaagaaagttgtaa